CTTTTCCTGAAATACTTCGACAACCGTGTTGGACAGTTCAGTTGCCATTGCAGGATCTGGATCTGTCGCTGTTACAGTTACAACCTGGGAATTTTGTTCACTGGATACCTGGAATTTCTCACCCAGCGTCCCTGCCGTATAAGGCAAATCCAACTCATCCACGACCTCGTCAAGAATAGCCGGACTTTTAATAATAACGGTATATGTATTAATAAGTTCAACGTTTGTCCGGATGTCGTTCACATTAAATTGAGCATTAGGATCCTGCTGTCCCTGGTTCACAATGAACTGGGATGTAGACTGGTAAGTTGGTGTGAGCACAAAAAAGCTGACCACCCCAGCAATCACTGCCGCTGCAGCGATAAGACCAATAATGAGGAGCATGCGCTTTTTAATAACCGCAAAGATCTCCTGCAGCGAAATCGTTTCTTCCATATCGAATGTACCTCCGTTTATTCAACAAAATTCTTAGATGTGTCTTTCAAAAAACATATTTACAAGTATATCATACTCTTTAAAGAAAAAGAGAGCTTTTTTCGACATTATTTGTATTTTCCTGATCTAAATTATGCCAATCCAACCAAATAGGGTCAGGCCCCATGACCTTAGTCCCGGGAGCCTGACCCTCTCTGCCTTATTTAAACAATTGTGTTGCTTTCACAGCCTTCTCCCAGCCACTGTATAGTTGATAGCGTTCTTCATCAGACATTTGACTTGTAAATGTCTCCTCATTTTTGCGTTTATCCGCAATATCCTGTTTGTTCTCCCAAAATCCGACAGCGAGCCCGGCGAGATAGGCTGCACCAAGGGCCGTTGTTTCCTGGACTTCAGGCCTTTCAACGTCTACCCCAACATATCACTCTGAAACTGCATAAGCATGTCATTTTTTACTGCGCCCCCGTCTACACGGAGCGTTTTCAAGTCAATCCCGGAATCCTCAATCATCGCATCGACCACATCTTTTGTCTGATAAGCAAGCGCTTCAAGGGTTGCTCGCACAAAATGGGCTTTTGTCGTACCGCGTGTCAGACCGAAAACAGCACCGCGTGCGTTGCTGTCCCAATGCGGGGCACCTAGTCCGACAAAAGCTGGCACCATATACACCCCATCTGTAGACGACACCTGATTAGCCAGTGTTTCGCTTTGTGGGGAATCTTCAATCAAACGTAAGCCGTCCCGCAGCCACTGAATGGCAGAACCTGCCACAAATATACTGCCTTCTAGCGCATATTCCACTTTTCCGTCAAGGCCCCATGCGAGGGTTGTCAGCAATCCATGCTCAGATGTCACACTTTCCTCACCGGTGTTCATCAGTACAAAGCAGCCTGTCCCGTATGTGTTTTTGGCCATGCCTTTTTCAAAACAGCCCTGACCGAACAAAGCAGCCTGCTGATCGCCGGCCATCCCAGCAATCGGAACTTCATGGCCGAAAAAGTGATACTGCACTGTGTGCGCATACACCTCGGAGGACGGTTTCACCTCAGGCAGCATGCTTTTTGGAACACCTAAGATATCCAACAGCTCATCATCCCACTGCAAATCATGAATATTGTACATCAAGGTCCGGGATGCATTGGAATAATCGGTCACATGAGCGGCACCGCCCGACAATTTGTGGACAAGCCATGTATCGATTGTGCCAAATAACAAATCACCGCGATCAGCCTTTTCCCGAGCACCATCCACATTATCCAGAATCCATTTGACCTTCGTCCCGGAAAAATATGGATCCAGCAATAAACCGGTCTTTTCCCTAAACAGCTCTTCATGACCCTGGTGGCGCAATTCCTCGCAAATCGGCTCTGTTTGCCTGGACTGCCATACAACAGCTTTGTAAACTGGTTTGCCTGTATGTTTATCCCAGACAACCGTCGTCTCCCGCTGATTTGTAATTCCGATCGCCGCAATTTGCTCGGGGCCCACATCCGCTATCCGCAAAACTTCAGCCATACAGCCGAGCACTGACGTCCAGATTTCATTGGCATCATGCTCCACCCAGCCCGGTTTCTGGAAAAA
This sequence is a window from Lentibacillus sp. JNUCC-1. Protein-coding genes within it:
- a CDS encoding YveK family protein, translated to MEETISLQEIFAVIKKRMLLIIGLIAAAAVIAGVVSFFVLTPTYQSTSQFIVNQGQQDPNAQFNVNDIRTNVELINTYTVIIKSPAILDEVVDELDLPYTAGTLGEKFQVSSEQNSQVVTVTATDPDPAMATELSNTVVEVFQEKVPVLMNGVDNVSILSEAKTVDNPSPVSPKPMLNIAIAVVLGAMVGVGLAFLLEYLDTTLKTEEDIEKHLELPVLGIVTHVSETEARGRPAQAHRRERGKRNVPQKRSI